The following is a genomic window from Halococcus sediminicola.
ACGAACCGACGAGATCATCACCGCTCACAGGAGCGGTCCATCCGGTACCGGACTACAAGACCTATCGCTCCAACTGTTAGTGCTGACACCAGTATCTGAACAAGACCGCCGCCGACGGCCGCTATCGCCCCGCTAGCAGCCGTCACCCCACTGGCGACGCTTACGGTGGGAGCCACGATACAGCAGAGACTGCCGACACCCGCCAGTCCGAGGAGCGACCACCGTGGCCCAGAATCGTCACTTGATATATCGTCCACGTCCGAATGATCCATTTCCTACCAGTTTGCGCGGTTGCAGAATGTATCTTTGGTTGTGCTGATTGAGGAAATATTGGTCTTGACGTCCACTAATCACTGACCTCGGCACAGTAAGCGGTTGCAGCGACCGTTTCAAGACCTGACCGACACAGTAATGGGTATCGTCTACCAATCGCTCTCAGTGCGTCGGAAGGCAAAACTCCTCGTGACGGTCGTGGGTATTCTCGTTCTGCTGGGGGTTCTCGGAGCGACTACCATCTCTGCATCGACAGAATTCGTCACGCCGACGAACGTTTCGGCCGAGCACAGCGGCGAGTGGGTCAACCTCGAAGGCAGAGTGGCTGACCTCGAAACGACTGGGCAACGAACCACGTTCAACGTAACCGAAGACAACCAATCTGTGCCTGTCACCCACGAGGGGACGCTTCCCGACACGATGCAGGAGGGCCGCATCGTCGTGGCGAAGGGACTGTACGAGGATGGACGACTTGAGGCGAGCCAACTGTCAGTACGTGCCCATGAAGGCTCCGAACGGCCAGCAAGTACCGAATGAACGACAACGGCTCCACGACACCGCCACTCCGGGCCGACCAGCTCGAAAAGTCTTATGGCTACTTCAGAGCGGTCGACGATGTCTCCTTCACTATCGATCGAGCCAGTACCGTCGGACTGTTCGGTCCTAACGGTGCAGGAAAGACCACTCTTCTCCGGATGCTCGCGGGCATTGTCGAACCGACGCGCGGACGGGTGTTCCTCAATGGTGTCGAGCGCACGACCGACTCACACGGTAGCGTCGGCGTGCTCACCCACGATTCAATGCTCTATGATGCACTTACCGCCCGCGAGAACCTCCGATTTCACGCTCGGCTCCACGGCGTCGAGACCGTGGCTGAACGCTGTGAAACAGTTCTTGACACCGTTGGGCTTTCCCACCGCGCGAGCCATCGGCCTGATGAGTTCTCACACGGGCTTCGCAAGCGGCTATCGCTCGCTCGCGCATTAATTCATGACCCCGACATCCTGCTGCTCGATGAGCCATACGCGGGTCTCGACCGGCGCTCGATCGAGACTCTCTCGGACATCCTCAACGGGTTCGCCGACAGAACCGTAGTGCTTGCAACCCACGACCTCGACAGGGGGTTCGAGCGCTGTACCCGCGCGCTCATCATTGCCGACGGACGTCTCGAAGCCGACCTTGCCACCGACTCGCTGTCGAGTACGGCGTTCGAACGCACTTACGAACAGGCCATCGATCTCACCGAGGCGAGATCCTGATTGTAGATGGCTGTGAAAGGATTTCTCGCGGCAACCTATCATGTCATTCGTAAGGACATCGTTGCCGAACTCCGGACGAGACAGTTGACGACGACTGCAACGGTGTTCGGCCTGTTGGTCGTGCTCACGTTCGCCTTTAGCTTCGTCAAGACATTTGCAGACCCACGTATTGTTGGGCGCGGTGCGCTTTGGATCGCCTTTGTCTTCGCTGGCACCGTCGGCGTAAGCGAGACAATGGCCATCGAGGACGAAAACGACGCGCTCACCGGACTTCTGCTTGCGCCCGTCGACCGCTCGGCGGTCTATATCGGGAAGGTGCTGAGCACCACCATGTTCGTTCTCGCCGTCGATCTCGTCACCCTCGGTGCGGCAGTCGTCCTGCTCGGCTATCCGATTGCCGCAGAGATGCTGCTCCCACTTATCGGAGTGCTCGCGGTAGCGGCGTTCGGTTTTTCGGCCGTTGGCGTCGTGGTCGCGACGCTGACCGTGCGCTCTGGTCTCGGCCAACTTGCTATTCCCATCCTGCTCGTTCCGCTGGTTGTTCCAGTGCTGCTCTCGGGCGTTGAACTCACCGCCGCGCTCGCAAGCGGCGCACCGACAGGGGGATGGCTCCGGGTGCTGGCCGCCTACGCCGGCATCCTCTTTCTCGCGGGGCTTGCGACCTTCGAGTTCGTCGTCGAAGAATGATTATCGGGTGTCTTCGAGCCGGCGTTCGAGACGGGTGATGCGCCGCTGCAAGTAGAGCACGTAGCCGAAAAAGGCGACGAACAGTGCGGTATATCCCGCAAGCAGCAGTGGTTCCATCCGTTGTCACCGCCTCGTCGCGTTGCGGACAAGTACCTTGTCTTCGAGTTCGTGGAGGTGAATTCGCAGGCCGAGCAGATAGATGTAGAGGAGGGTGGCCGCAACGAGTGAGACGACTAGCGTCAGAGGATCGATGTTTGCGCTGACAGTCGGATTACCGAGCGTCGTCTCGTGGAAGGTAGGCGTCCAGAGTCTGGTCGAAGCGTAGGAAATGGGCACCGTCACGAAACCGACGACCCCATAGACTGCCGCGTACCGCTCGTCGCCCTCGCGGTCGACCACCGAATACACGACGAGATAGCCGGCGTAAATGAACCAGACCACCAGAAAGGTGACGAGGCGCACGTCGGTCCACTCCCACCACGAGTTCCAGATGACCTTCCCCCACGCGCTGCCAAAGATCAGCGTGAGCGTTGCGAGGAGGAAGCCGAGTTCGCCGGCGCTGTGGGCGAGGCGACTCCAGAAACGACCCCGATAGCGCAAAAAGAGCGCACTCCCAACGAACGTCGTGGCGAGCGCGACCGAGGCAATCCACGCCAGCGCGATGTGCCAGTACGCGAGTAGGTTTCCGCTGTTCTCGACGCCATACATCGTCTCTGAGGCGACACCGAACACCAGCAGCATCGATGCAATGCCGAAGCCGAGCGTCCCCCACTTGACGAGGCGGCTGTCCATCACGCGGTGGAGTACGCTCACGACGCGCGCCACGACATAGCTGAACCGCCGGTTGCTCGTTCGTCCCCGCTCTTCCCTGCCTTTCGAATCCGATTGGTTCGTATCCATGATCACACCCATTCGACGACCGATGCGAGCGCGAGTCTGTCGATATCGAAGAGGATCGCCACCCCCAACAGCACGAACGCATAGCCCGTTATCGTCCGAAAGCGTTCACCGGAGGCTCCCGTAGTCACGTCGAGCAACCGCCGTATGCTCCCCTGTCCGACGTACGCGACGATCAACAGCGGTATCGAGAACCCGACGCCGTAGACGAACAGTAGCATCGCCCCCTGCCCGACGGTCGCCATCGCACCTACGTAGGCGAGCACGCCGCCGAGGATGGGTCCCACACACGGCAGCCAGATGGCTCCGAGGAAAACGCCCACGAGCAGACCGTTGCCGACCGGGTGGCGCTGCTCGTCGATACGCCCGCTGATGGCCGTCGCCCGTCCGGTGAGCCGGGAGCTGTATTTCGAGTAGAGTTCGTTCACGTCGTCGTCGGCCATCACGACGCCGAAGACGAGCATCCCGACCGCAAACGGCGCGCGGATGGTATCGGGTGTTACCGACCCCATCAGGCCGGTGAGCACGCCGAGGGCGGTGAACGTTATTGTACTTCCCGTTACGATGGCGACCGGACGCAATGAGTGGCCGTTCGCGCCGACCACGAGGACAGGAATCATCGGCAGACAGCACGGCGTCAAAATCGTCAGCACGCCAGCGAGAAACACCGCAGCGACCGTCGGATCGTCCATCACGTGGCCGTCGCTCGCCGTGTCTCGCTCGCTACCTGTCCGCGAGATTCGCGCTCGGCACCGTCGCCGTTCATCGCGGACGCCATCGTGTCTCGAATCGCTGCCGTGGCGTTTGACGAAGCGTTGCCGTCCATCGTCGTGTTGGCTGTACCAGTTGTCGATGCGTTTGCGGTGGCCGATGCATTCGTGGCATTGGCGGTCATGTTCGCTGTTGTGTTCCCGGTGGGCAGAATCCACGTCGTCTGCCACGAGCCGTTGGCCGATTCGTTCCGGAGCGGCTTATCGTAGCGCTTGACGTTGTTCGGAATGTCGCTCTGGTTGAGCGGCTCGGAGCCGATGGGGATATCCGCGAGCATGAGCTTCTTCGTCATCGGGTTCATGTCGTAGCCGAGTCGCTGCTGGGTCCGGTTGTAGTAGATGCCCTCGTCCGGCGATCCGCTGGCCTTCCAGTCTTTTGGCTGGCGTGGCAGGTGCGGGCGCTCATGCGCGTTGACGAAGCCGGCCACATCTTGAACGTCCTGCCAGTCGGTGAACGTGTGTGGTGAGCCGTAGGGCATGGCTTCACGGATGAAGCCGGCGGAGGTGTACAGCCGTCCCATCCCTGCCCCATCGTTGTAGGATTCGGGACCCCACAGCGGTGGATACTGTCCCTCCTCGCCCTGTCCATCGGCACCGTGGCATGATGCACAGTTCTGGAGGTAGAGGTCCGCTCCGCGGACGGGGTTGACTTTCGAGACGTTCGTCTCGCTTTCGCCCTCGGGCTTTTCGATGTGTCGCCAGTACGGAACACGACCGCTCGGCGTTCCTTTGTTGAGCCAGACGAGATACGACTCCATCGCCTGAATCTCACGGCTGTCGTATGCCGGAACACCCTCAGATGAGTTCGGGGCGTTCATGCTCCGGAGGAAGCAGCCCTGGATGCGCTGGCGCATGTCGCGCATCCGCTCGGTTCGGCCCGTCCACTCGGGGTAGCCCGCGGCGGTCCCGACCAGCGGTATCATATCGATATCTTGGCCGACCATCCCACTGACCGTCGGTAGGTCGCCGCCGCCGTGACAGTTTGCACACGAGAGGTCGTTGCCGACGTGTTCGGGTGCCTCCGCGGAGGTGTTGGCGAACAGCTCGCGCCCCCGTTTGACAAGTTCTCGCCGGTTTTCGTCTTCTGGAAGCGTCGAGTTATTCATCTGTTTCGGGACGAACTGGATCTCGTCGCCCGCTGTCTCGTTTTTGTACCGCATCCCCTGGTCGCGCAGATCTTTACTATACCACTTCTCGCCGCTCCAGTTGCCGGGGAGTTCCGTGATGTCTCCACCACCGCTCTCAGCACTTCCAATGCCACCGCCACCGAGGAATGCCAGCAGACCGTTGGCCGCGAAGGCGATGACCAGTGCGCCGATTATCGCTCCGACTGCCAATAGCGTCGGCTTGAGCAAAAGGGTCGAATCACCGTTACTCATCTCTTTGCCTCAGTAGTGTTCGATCGTATTCCATGACTTGTATCCTACTATCAGGGGCTGATATCCGCCGTTCGGACCCCATTTTAATAAATGTGTGCACTTTCCTCATTTCTCAACAACACAAAGCGCACACGTTTTGTCGGTCGATACCAAACCCGACCAATAATCGATGCGTCCACGGAAGCTACTGACGTTGGTCTTCATCGCGCTTCTGCTGAGCATTGGCTATCTATCGATGAACGCTGCACCCGTGCTGAGTGACGAGAACTTCTCCTACCACGGCGATACCGCATGGCGGACTGACTTTTCCGAGGCGAAGGAACTCGCAAACGAACAACATACCCCCATCGTCCTCTATTTCTGGACGACGTGGTGTACCTACTGCGAGGACTACAACGAGAACGTATATCCAAACGAAACGGTGCAAAATCGACTCGATGACTTCGTGAAAGTAGCAGTAAATCTCGACGGCGATTCGTCGCTTCAGCAACAATACAACGTCAACTTCCCGCCCCAGCACGTCATCATCACCCCGGATGGAGAGGAGCTCGTACGTATCACAGGCTATGCCGATCGTGAGGACTTCCTCAGCTACCTCGAAACGGCAAACAAGCGTGCCAACGGGACTGAGAGCACATGAATCTCGGCACGGCTCTGCTCGCCCTTGCTTTTCTCGCGCTCACCAGTAGCACCCTCATCCTCTCGCGGGCGTATCTCGCCGACGACGAACACTACCTCGGCTACACCACACCGCTGGTCGGTATCGGTGCCACGCTATTGGTGAGCGCGCTCGTCCAACTCACCTACCAGTTCGTCGTCACCGACTACTCGAACGCCTACGTCTGGCAGAACACCGCCGACTATCTCCCCATTCTCTATCGCATCACCGGCGTCTACGCCGCCAACAAAGGGTCGGTGCTGCTATGGGCGACCATCGTCGCCATCGTCGCACTCGTTGCCATCGCCGCTCGGGGCGTCCCCGACCGTCACACCCGATTAGTGTATGCGCTCACGACCGGCGTCGTAGCCTACTTCACCGCGATGCTCCTGTCCGACAGCCCCTTTGCACCCGCCCGCGGCGAGTTCCCGAACGCACCACCCGGATTCGTTCCCGCGAGCGGGCAGGGCCTCAACGCGCTGTTGGTTGATCCGTACATGGCCATCCACCCGCCAGTGATGTTCACCGCCTACGCGCTACTCACGATGCCATTTGCTATCGGGGCGGCCCACTTCGTCTCCGTCCTCCGCGGCGATGGAGGACTGTTCGCGGCGTGGCAGGGCACGCTCACCCGTTGGCTCCGACTCGGCTGGCTCTTTCTCACCGGGGCGGTCGCCCTCGGCGGATTCTGGTCGTACACGGTGCTCGGCTGGGGCGGCATTTGGGCGTGGGACCCCGTCGAGACGGCCATCCTAATTCCGTGGCTGTTTCTCACAGGAACGCTTCACGCCGTCACCAACTATCGCCCTGGCAAGCGCTACACCATCCTCGCGCCCGCGATGACCGCGACAGTGTTCGCGCTGGCCATCTACACCACCACCATCGTCCGTAGTGGCGTCTTCCGCAGCGTCCACTCCTTTGCCGATGGCGGCATCGGCATCGCCTTCCTCCTGTTGATGGCTGTGACAGCTGTTTTGGGTGTAGGCCTCCCGCTCGGCTACTGGGCCTGGAAGAACGATGACGCCGGACTCACCGATGGAAAGCTCCTCACGCGCTCGAACCTGCTCCACCTCGCCGTCTTGCTGTTCGGCCTGCTCACGTTCGTCTCGCTGTGGGGACTCTCCTTCCCCGTCCTCAGAAACGCCATCACCGGTCTCGAAGTCGCCGTCGAGCCACGCTACTACAACCTCTGGAGCTACCCGCTCGTGCTCTCCGTCCTTCTCCTGTTAGGCTTCTACATGGACTTCGACGTCGAGGGCCGCCGCCGGAGCCTCGTTGGACTTGGCGTCTTTGCGGCTGCGACATTGCTCGCCACTTTCATCGCCCCCTCCGCAACGTGGCAACTATCGAGTCCGCGCCCGACCGATGCGTTCGTCTATCGAATCATCGGGAGCGCGAGCGTGCTTTCGGCGCTGCCGCCGGTCGCCTACGTGATTCTCGCCATGCTCAAGCGCGGTCTCGTCCGCATCCCGGCGGCCGTCACCCGGAACGCGAAGTTGAAGGAATTGGGCATCATGCTGATACACGTCGCAGCAGCGCTACTCGTGCTCTCGCTGCCCTTCATGTATCTGTTCGGTGGACAGGCATCGGTGATGGCGGCCACCGGACAGGGGAACATCGATTCCTCAGCCCAGCAGGTCCCCGGCTCGGAGTATTCGATTCGCGTACTCAACAACACGACTAACGAGTTCCCCCGGGACCCCGACCTCTCGGACTACGCGCTCACCGCCGAGCAGGTCACCGCCCGCGGCGACACGCTCAACGGCTCAGTACAGACGCTGTACGGCAACGTGACGGCTGTCCGGAACGGTCCACAGGCGACGGTCGCCCAGCTCGACGGCTCGCCCATTTGGGTCGGACTCGTCGACCGAAACGGGACGAACGTCTCGCTCCAGCCCGGCCAGTCCATCGCGGCGCGCGGGCAGTTGCTCTGGGAATTCGTCCCCCAGACTGACGCCGTGTTGCTCACCGGTCCCCAGACCATCGGCCCGGCGGCTGACCCACCCGAGAGCGTCGAGCCGACCCGCGTCATCGCTCGCGGTGCAGCGGTCGCGGTCTACGAGGACGGCGACCTGCTCACTAGTGGCGTCGTCGGCCAGCGCGAGTACGTCCGGCAAGGGGGATTGCAGGTCCGCGACGTGCTCATCGATCGCGGTCTCGTCAGCGACACCTACGTGATAGCCGGCGTCAGCGACGGCACGGCATCCATCACCATCAAACGGGTGCCGATGATGACGCTCCTGCGAGTCAGTCTCGTCCTTCTATTGTTGGGAATGGGGCTTGTCTTCATCTTCGACCCGCGTCACGGACTCGCCCAACGAACGAGTGCTGCACATTCACAGTCAACCGCCGATACGGAGGCTGCAGATTAACAATGAATACACGACTCACGCTCGCCATCCTGCTCGCCTGTCTTGTTCTCGTCCCCACCACCGCCGCAGCAGCAGAAATTTCAGGTACCGTCACGACTGACAACGGCTCCACCGACGGCGCGAATGTGACCATTGCCGCCGTCTCGGAGAACTTTACCGCCGTCGGCGACCCCGTGCGGACGAGCGTCTCGGGATCGTCCTTCGAGGCTGAAGTGCCCGACGCGCCGGTCCACGTCGTCCGCGTGGCGCGCGGTGGCGCGACCCACTATGCAGTGCTTCGGGAGGACAACTCGACGACCATTGCGCTCAACTCGTCCATCACGGGCCGAGTCATCGATGACAACGGTGAGGGACGGGCGAACACGACTGTCGAGCTGGTCGACGAGAGCGGCTTTGCGGTCGACCGCGCGCTGACGGGCGACAACGGGCGCTTCGTATTCGACCCGGTCGAATCGAACGAGAGCTATCAGCTTCGGGTCTCGGCCGATGGAGTTCCGTATCAGGAGACCGTGAACACGACTGTTGGCGAGCGGAACGTGACCGTGACGACACCCGCGCCGACCGACGATATCTCTGTCCTCTCTGTTGCGAACCGCAGCCCCGCTGGCCACGTCCTGCAGGTGCTCGCGCCGCAAAACGAATCGGGCGTGCCGAGCATCGTTGAGACGATTTCGCTGCGAAACATGGGCGAACGTCCGTTCGTCGGCACCGTCTCGATCAACGTGCCGGCCGATGCCCAGCCATACTCGGGGATGGTTGACGGCGAGACTGCTCAGTACCGACGAGCGGAAGGGAGCGTTCGGCTCAACCTCACGGTGCCGGCAAACGGCACCACGCAGGCTGGCGTGGCCTACGACCTCCGGAATAGGAGCTTCGAGAAGACCCTCCAGCGGAACACGACACGGCTGGCAGTCGTCATGCAGGACTACAATGTCTCGGCAGTTGGGCATTCGGAAAATCTCCGAGTTGGCAATGCCTCGATTTCACTTCTCACCAACGACGAACCACTCCGAGCCAATGACACTATCAGTGTGAATCTCTCCGGCGCGCGGGCGGAAGGTCCGCATATGGACCTCGGAACGCCCAGCGCGGCTAACGCGAACGCGTCGGCACCCTCCGAGAGCAGTTCGCTCACGCCGTTTCCAACGGTACCGGTCTTCGGTGGTTTGGCCATGGTCGTTGTTGGCGGACTGATTGCCTATCGGGTTTTCTGATCTCGTTATCGCGTGCTATCGGTTAGAGCACCAAGTTTTCCGGAGCTGAACCCCGACGCCGATCACGCCGACCGTCAGTGCTGCCACGAGAATTTGGACGAAACCGCCGCCGACAGCGGCCGTCGCACCGCTGGCAGCTGTCACTCCCGTGGCAGCGCTCATTGTCGGGGCTACGATACAGCAGAGGCTCACTACCCCACCCAGTCCGAGGATTGACCACCCAAGCTCCGAGTCCGTGTCCGCCTCCACATCCGCATCTGACGGCGCGTCTGCGTTTGAGGATTCCATTTATGCACCTAGGTACACGTGACCGATCCGTGTATCTTGGGGAGTGGCTACATCACTCAGTGTTCTCGCTCAGATATCGTCCAATTTACCACACACGTTTCCGCCGAGAAATTCTACTGGCTTAGTGGTAGGCGAGACTCTTCAAGCAACACCGAAGCGCTGACTGGTATTTCGTCAGGGCTCTTGAGAGCCTCAATCCAGAGTTGCTGCGCTGCTGTACCGAAGATTCGGATGCTTGCGCGAAAATACAACCGACATGTGGCCGATTCAGACGAGAAGCTGAATATCGGCATCGGCCATCCGCTGAAAGGCCGTCGCCGCGCCAACACCGACTTCGACACCATCGTAGAAATCGTCCGGATCGTAATCGAGCAGATCGATGGTCATCTGACAGGCCTGCATCTCGACGCCACTCTCGAGCGAGGTCTCGACGAGCTCCTCGACGCTTGCGACGTCGTTGTCGGCGATGCGTCGTTCCATCATTTTCGCGGTTGCTCGGTCCATGCCCGGCAGCGCGGCGATGGCGTTCGGGATGGGCATGTTCGGGTTGCCGACCGAACTCAGACCCAGCTCCTGAGAGTGTTCCTCGTGGAGGATTTCGAGACCCCAGAACGTGTGAAACACCGTCACGTCCCAGCCGAAGGCCGCCGCCGTCGAGGCTAGGATGAGCGGCGGATAGGCCATGTCGAGACTACCCTTCGTAGCGATGATGACCATCTGCTGGCCGTTCTCCTCGCTTTTGACCGCTGCGAGTTCGTCTTCGAGTTCCTCGATACGCGCTTCGAGCGCCGCAGCGTTCTCAATCGATTCGCTGCCGGTCGATTTCGTTTCCGTACTCATTGTTTATCTCTCACACGTCGCGTCTGCTGCGTGCTCAGACTCCCGGAGGTGAACGCACTCATCATTCGGTCTTGCGAACGTAGTGTTTGTAGACGTCCTCGCCACCCTGCTGACTTTCGATCTGGTCGACTAGCTCGACGCCGTCCGTCGTATCAGCCCAACCTTTGAGGTCGCTCATGCTGCCGGGGTCGGTCGCCAGCACTTCGAGAACCTCCTTGGGCTGGAGATCGTCGGTCGCGTCTTTGGTCTTGATGACTGGCATCG
Proteins encoded in this region:
- a CDS encoding c-type cytochrome, coding for MSNGDSTLLLKPTLLAVGAIIGALVIAFAANGLLAFLGGGGIGSAESGGGDITELPGNWSGEKWYSKDLRDQGMRYKNETAGDEIQFVPKQMNNSTLPEDENRRELVKRGRELFANTSAEAPEHVGNDLSCANCHGGGDLPTVSGMVGQDIDMIPLVGTAAGYPEWTGRTERMRDMRQRIQGCFLRSMNAPNSSEGVPAYDSREIQAMESYLVWLNKGTPSGRVPYWRHIEKPEGESETNVSKVNPVRGADLYLQNCASCHGADGQGEEGQYPPLWGPESYNDGAGMGRLYTSAGFIREAMPYGSPHTFTDWQDVQDVAGFVNAHERPHLPRQPKDWKASGSPDEGIYYNRTQQRLGYDMNPMTKKLMLADIPIGSEPLNQSDIPNNVKRYDKPLRNESANGSWQTTWILPTGNTTANMTANATNASATANASTTGTANTTMDGNASSNATAAIRDTMASAMNGDGAERESRGQVASETRRATAT
- a CDS encoding sulfurtransferase TusA family protein; its protein translation is MSTEHDATTTLDVQGENCPMPVIKTKDATDDLQPKEVLEVLATDPGSMSDLKGWADTTDGVELVDQIESQQGGEDVYKHYVRKTE
- a CDS encoding CcmD family protein translates to MEPLLLAGYTALFVAFFGYVLYLQRRITRLERRLEDTR
- a CDS encoding DsrE/DsrF/DrsH-like family protein — protein: MSTETKSTGSESIENAAALEARIEELEDELAAVKSEENGQQMVIIATKGSLDMAYPPLILASTAAAFGWDVTVFHTFWGLEILHEEHSQELGLSSVGNPNMPIPNAIAALPGMDRATAKMMERRIADNDVASVEELVETSLESGVEMQACQMTIDLLDYDPDDFYDGVEVGVGAATAFQRMADADIQLLV
- a CDS encoding cytochrome c biogenesis protein, with product MDSRLVKWGTLGFGIASMLLVFGVASETMYGVENSGNLLAYWHIALAWIASVALATTFVGSALFLRYRGRFWSRLAHSAGELGFLLATLTLIFGSAWGKVIWNSWWEWTDVRLVTFLVVWFIYAGYLVVYSVVDREGDERYAAVYGVVGFVTVPISYASTRLWTPTFHETTLGNPTVSANIDPLTLVVSLVAATLLYIYLLGLRIHLHELEDKVLVRNATRR
- a CDS encoding ABC transporter ATP-binding protein, which gives rise to MNDNGSTTPPLRADQLEKSYGYFRAVDDVSFTIDRASTVGLFGPNGAGKTTLLRMLAGIVEPTRGRVFLNGVERTTDSHGSVGVLTHDSMLYDALTARENLRFHARLHGVETVAERCETVLDTVGLSHRASHRPDEFSHGLRKRLSLARALIHDPDILLLDEPYAGLDRRSIETLSDILNGFADRTVVLATHDLDRGFERCTRALIIADGRLEADLATDSLSSTAFERTYEQAIDLTEARS
- a CDS encoding cytochrome c biogenesis CcdA family protein; protein product: MDDPTVAAVFLAGVLTILTPCCLPMIPVLVVGANGHSLRPVAIVTGSTITFTALGVLTGLMGSVTPDTIRAPFAVGMLVFGVVMADDDVNELYSKYSSRLTGRATAISGRIDEQRHPVGNGLLVGVFLGAIWLPCVGPILGGVLAYVGAMATVGQGAMLLFVYGVGFSIPLLIVAYVGQGSIRRLLDVTTGASGERFRTITGYAFVLLGVAILFDIDRLALASVVEWV
- a CDS encoding carboxypeptidase-like regulatory domain-containing protein, with the translated sequence MNTRLTLAILLACLVLVPTTAAAAEISGTVTTDNGSTDGANVTIAAVSENFTAVGDPVRTSVSGSSFEAEVPDAPVHVVRVARGGATHYAVLREDNSTTIALNSSITGRVIDDNGEGRANTTVELVDESGFAVDRALTGDNGRFVFDPVESNESYQLRVSADGVPYQETVNTTVGERNVTVTTPAPTDDISVLSVANRSPAGHVLQVLAPQNESGVPSIVETISLRNMGERPFVGTVSINVPADAQPYSGMVDGETAQYRRAEGSVRLNLTVPANGTTQAGVAYDLRNRSFEKTLQRNTTRLAVVMQDYNVSAVGHSENLRVGNASISLLTNDEPLRANDTISVNLSGARAEGPHMDLGTPSAANANASAPSESSSLTPFPTVPVFGGLAMVVVGGLIAYRVF
- a CDS encoding thioredoxin family protein is translated as MRPRKLLTLVFIALLLSIGYLSMNAAPVLSDENFSYHGDTAWRTDFSEAKELANEQHTPIVLYFWTTWCTYCEDYNENVYPNETVQNRLDDFVKVAVNLDGDSSLQQQYNVNFPPQHVIITPDGEELVRITGYADREDFLSYLETANKRANGTEST
- the ccsA gene encoding cytochrome c biogenesis protein CcsA, whose translation is MNLGTALLALAFLALTSSTLILSRAYLADDEHYLGYTTPLVGIGATLLVSALVQLTYQFVVTDYSNAYVWQNTADYLPILYRITGVYAANKGSVLLWATIVAIVALVAIAARGVPDRHTRLVYALTTGVVAYFTAMLLSDSPFAPARGEFPNAPPGFVPASGQGLNALLVDPYMAIHPPVMFTAYALLTMPFAIGAAHFVSVLRGDGGLFAAWQGTLTRWLRLGWLFLTGAVALGGFWSYTVLGWGGIWAWDPVETAILIPWLFLTGTLHAVTNYRPGKRYTILAPAMTATVFALAIYTTTIVRSGVFRSVHSFADGGIGIAFLLLMAVTAVLGVGLPLGYWAWKNDDAGLTDGKLLTRSNLLHLAVLLFGLLTFVSLWGLSFPVLRNAITGLEVAVEPRYYNLWSYPLVLSVLLLLGFYMDFDVEGRRRSLVGLGVFAAATLLATFIAPSATWQLSSPRPTDAFVYRIIGSASVLSALPPVAYVILAMLKRGLVRIPAAVTRNAKLKELGIMLIHVAAALLVLSLPFMYLFGGQASVMAATGQGNIDSSAQQVPGSEYSIRVLNNTTNEFPRDPDLSDYALTAEQVTARGDTLNGSVQTLYGNVTAVRNGPQATVAQLDGSPIWVGLVDRNGTNVSLQPGQSIAARGQLLWEFVPQTDAVLLTGPQTIGPAADPPESVEPTRVIARGAAVAVYEDGDLLTSGVVGQREYVRQGGLQVRDVLIDRGLVSDTYVIAGVSDGTASITIKRVPMMTLLRVSLVLLLLGMGLVFIFDPRHGLAQRTSAAHSQSTADTEAAD
- a CDS encoding heme exporter protein CcmB, yielding MAVKGFLAATYHVIRKDIVAELRTRQLTTTATVFGLLVVLTFAFSFVKTFADPRIVGRGALWIAFVFAGTVGVSETMAIEDENDALTGLLLAPVDRSAVYIGKVLSTTMFVLAVDLVTLGAAVVLLGYPIAAEMLLPLIGVLAVAAFGFSAVGVVVATLTVRSGLGQLAIPILLVPLVVPVLLSGVELTAALASGAPTGGWLRVLAAYAGILFLAGLATFEFVVEE
- a CDS encoding cytochrome c maturation protein CcmE domain-containing protein, producing MQRPFQDLTDTVMGIVYQSLSVRRKAKLLVTVVGILVLLGVLGATTISASTEFVTPTNVSAEHSGEWVNLEGRVADLETTGQRTTFNVTEDNQSVPVTHEGTLPDTMQEGRIVVAKGLYEDGRLEASQLSVRAHEGSERPASTE